A segment of the Saccharococcus thermophilus genome:
GTGGTCAACACAAGCTGTTTGATCTCTTCCTGCTGTTCTTCGGTGAGAAACGGCTCCCGCCCGGGGGCGAAATCCCGATGAAGCAAGAGCTCCAGACCGCCTTCGTTGAACAGCGACACATAATGGGAAACGGTTTGTCGGCACACGTTGACCATGGAGGCCACCTCTTTGCCCAAATAGCCTTCCATGACCAGGCGAACCGCCATCACCCGTTGGCGAAGAAGGGTGTTTTTGATTTTCCGTTCCTGTTTGCGAAGTGTCCGAGGTGTCCATCCGTGATCGTTGGTGATTTTGAGACGTTTCATGCAGAATTCCGCTCCTTTTCCATGCTTTTCCTTAGGAGCAGTATAACCGGAGTGGGAACCACTTATACGAAGGTTAACTTTTCAATGAGCATATATATATATATAGAATTATACCCGTGGTGCTAGTTGAGTTTTAACACTCAACTA
Coding sequences within it:
- a CDS encoding IS630 family transposase; its protein translation is MKRLKITNDHGWTPRTLRKQERKIKNTLLRQRVMAVRLVMEGYLGKEVASMVNVCRQTVSHYVSLFNEGGLELLLHRDFAPGREPFLTEEQQEEIKQLVLTTTPVELGWDVASAWNTKLLQSYVEKHFGVCISREALRKLLHRKGLSWTRPTYTLAKGDPDRQKNFEKQIDFIKKT